The genomic window AGGTTCTGATGCAGATATTACAATTTTCTCTTTAGAAGATATTCGTGATTATGCAACTTTTGAAAATACAGAATTATTATCAGATGGAATAGTATATGTATTAATTAATGGAGAAGTTGCTTTAGAAAATGGAAAAATAATGAATTCTAATTTAGGAAAATCTATAAGAAAGTTCTAGTGAGGAAAAATGAAAATAATATCAATAGTAGAAAATGACCCAATAAATAGTATGACAGGTTTCACTTTAACATTTTATTTTGCAGGGTGTGACCATTATTGTAAAGGGTGTTTTTCGCAAAATACTTGGGATTATGAAAGTGGTCAAGAATATGAGATAGAAGACATAAAAGAACTTATTCTTAATTCTCGTTGGAAAAATGTAACTTTTTTAGGTGGGGATCCATTTTATTTTAAAAATAGAGAAGAAGTCATAGAGCTTATCTATTTCATTAAAAAAAATACGAGTAAAAATATTTATTTATGGACAGGATATACTATAGAAGAAATTCAAGAATGGATTGACCCAAGTATCATTGATTATCTTATAGAAGGAAGATTTGAAATTGATAGAAAAGATTTAAGGCTAAAACTTCGTGGAAGCTCTAACCAGAGAGTATTTCATAAGGGAATTGAGATGAAAGATATAGATAAAATAAATTAAAAAAAGGCTCGAGAAAATTTTCTCGAGCTTTTATTAATAGTTAATAAATTTTTATAAAAAGTTTTATATGGATTTTTAAATTTAATTGAATATTTTTACAGAATCTTAATAATTTATTTTTTAACATAATTTATCAATAAAAAAATCTTTTACGAAAAAATATTCATAAAAGATTTTTTTGGGATAGATAGAATTTGTTTTTATTTATTTTCTTTGCAACAATCAAAATGAAGTTTATGTCCCATTTTTTCAAACTTAGTTCTTAAGTATTTTTCATTAACATTATTAGGAGCAATCTCTATTTCGGCTCTTTTTTCAACTTTAACTCCATAACTTTCAAGTCCAGAAATTTTAGCAGGATTATTTGTCATAAGAGTTACAGATTTTACGCCTAGAGCTTTTAACATTTGAGCTGCTACTGCATAATCTCTTTCATCTTCACCAAATCCAAGAGCAAGGTTAGCTTCAACAGTATCATAACCATTGTCTTGTAATTTATAAGCTTTTATTTTATTAATAAGCCCAATCCCTCTTCCCTCTTGTCTAAGATATAAAATAATTCCTTCACCTTTAGCATCAATCTCTTTCATAGCTCTTTTTAATTGAGAACCACAATCACATCTATAAGAACCTAAAATATCTCCTGTGAAACATTCAGAGTGGATTCTTACTAATACATTTTCTTTTCCAGAAACCTCACCTTTAACTAATGCAATATGTTCTTTACCATCTAGTTGATTATCAAATCCAACTAATTCGAAAGTTCCAGAATCAGTAGGAAGTTTTGCTGAACACTCTACTTTTACTAATTCATCATGAACTTTTCTATAATGAATTAAATCTTCGATAGAAATTATTTTTAAATTATGGACTTTAGCAAATTCTAATAAATCATCTAATCTAGACATCATTCCATCTTCTTTCATAATTTCACAACAAAGTCCAACTTCTTTTAGTCCAGCAAGTCTCATTAAATCAACAGTAGCTTCTGT from Fusobacterium perfoetens ATCC 29250 includes these protein-coding regions:
- the nrdG gene encoding anaerobic ribonucleoside-triphosphate reductase activating protein, which translates into the protein MKIISIVENDPINSMTGFTLTFYFAGCDHYCKGCFSQNTWDYESGQEYEIEDIKELILNSRWKNVTFLGGDPFYFKNREEVIELIYFIKKNTSKNIYLWTGYTIEEIQEWIDPSIIDYLIEGRFEIDRKDLRLKLRGSSNQRVFHKGIEMKDIDKIN
- a CDS encoding bifunctional 3,4-dihydroxy-2-butanone-4-phosphate synthase/GTP cyclohydrolase II, which produces MFNTIEEALQDLRAGKSIIVVDDENRENEGDVICAAEFATLENVNFMATHAKGLICMPMSDYYVKKLDLPQMVTNNTDNHCTAFTVSIDHIDTTTGISAYERSVTAMKVVDENSKPSDFRRPGHMFPLRALPKGVLERDGHTEATVDLMRLAGLKEVGLCCEIMKEDGMMSRLDDLLEFAKVHNLKIISIEDLIHYRKVHDELVKVECSAKLPTDSGTFELVGFDNQLDGKEHIALVKGEVSGKENVLVRIHSECFTGDILGSYRCDCGSQLKRAMKEIDAKGEGIILYLRQEGRGIGLINKIKAYKLQDNGYDTVEANLALGFGEDERDYAVAAQMLKALGVKSVTLMTNNPAKISGLESYGVKVEKRAEIEIAPNNVNEKYLRTKFEKMGHKLHFDCCKENK